DNA from Ancylothrix sp. D3o:
TTGGTGTCATTCAGTGATGGCAGTGTTTTCAAAGCAAAAGTTTTATGTAATTAAATCGTAATACCCATGAGCTACTATCAATCTTTATATTCTCTCTTTATTCTTTCCTTTTTACGAGGCAAGCGCGTTACAATATCCCCTTAACCCTCCTTGAAAAACTTTTTTTTCCTCTACCTCCCCCTTTAAAAAGGAAATCGCGGCTAAAATCAAAAAAAGCGGGTAAAGATAATGAACAAAGCTTTTTAACCCTCTTATTGGATTTTCTCAAACGGCAATATTTAACTAGCAACTTGGCTTATCTATAATCTTAAGGGGAAAATTAAGGCAAATTTCACCTTGTTTGGAAAATTTTTAATGTTATTTTAAAATCAAAGGAATATAAAATATTAATCCTAATCGAAATCCAATACTTATAATAGAAAATTTCAAAGTTAATTTTTGCAATTATAATCTAAAATTACTGGCTAAAATCTAAAATCTAAAATCTAAAATCAATATGGCTGAAGTAGATTATCTCCGTATCAGTTTAATTGACCGCTGTAATTTTAATTGTCTGTACTGTATGCCAGAGGGTGCAGAGCTTGATTACATCCTCAAGCAAAACTTGCTCTCGAACTCGGAACTGCTAACACTTATTCAAGAAGTCTTTATTCCTGTAGGCTTCCAGCGGTTTCGTCTCACCGGCGGCGAACCTTTGATGCGTCCAAACTTAGTACAACTTGTCCGCGAAATCTCTCTTTTGCCAGAAACCCGCGATTTATCCTTGACAACAAACGGGTTTTTGCTTGCTCCTTTGGCTCAAGACCTTTATGATGCCGGTTTGCGTCGAATTAATATTAGTTTGGATTCTCTTGATCCTGATACCTTCGATTTTATTATTGGCAAACGAGGCCGGTCACGCTGGCCCGATGTTTGGCAAGGCATTCAAACTGCCCACCGTGTCGGTTTTGACCCTTTAAAACTCAATGTGGTGGTTATTCCGGGTGTCAATGATGCGGAAGTTTTAGACTTGGCTGCTTTAACAATTGACCGGCGCTGGCACGTCCGCTTTATCGAATTTATGCCGGTCGGTAATGGTGAGTTATTTAGTGAACGCGGCTGGATACCATCTGAAGAGTTACGCCAATCAATTCGCAACCGCTGGGGCTTAGAAGAATCGCAAATTTTAGGTGCCGGCCCTGCGGATGTGTTTAAAATTCCGGGGGCTTTAGGTACCTTGGGTTTTATTAGTCAAATGTCAGAATGCTTTTGCGACCGTTGTAACCGAATGCGACTTTCTGCTGATGGTTGGTTGCGGCCTTGTTTGCTTAACGAAATCGGCCAACTCGACTTAAAAACCGCATTGCGGGCCGGTGTTCCTTTAGCACATTTAAGAGAAAAAGTCAAGCAATTGTTAGAAATCAAACCAGAAATTAACTTTAAACAACGGTCTACCGGCACAGGGGGAGGCAACTATACCCGTACGATGTCACAAATTGGGGGTTAAATGAATTGAGATGAGGAAAAAAGAACAAAAGGCCAAAAACCCAGTTTCCGAGGGATTTTAAGCTATCAATTCTCGATTTAAGGAAGAAACGGGGTTTTTGTGAGTTTGTCTGATAGATAAAGGATTTTAGATTTTTGATTTTTAGCCATGCCAAATCTAAAATCTAAAATCTAATATCTAAAATCAATTAGGCTTTGCGAGAGTAGTATTCAACCACCAGCAACTCGTTGACTTGCAGAGCCACCCATTCGCGCTCGATCAAGCTATTGACTTTTCCTTCCATTTTGTTTTTATCAAACTCTAAATGGCTAGGAGTGTGAGCTAAACCTGGGTTAGCCAGATTAGCTTCAACCAACTTACGAGAACCTTCCTTATCTTTAACGCGAATCACATCACCAGGTCTGCATTGATAACTAGCAATATCGACCGAGCGACCGTTCACCAAGATATGACCGTGATTCACCAATTGACGAGCCCCTGGAATTGTCGGGGCCATCCCCATCCGAAAAACCGTATTATCCAGACGCATTTCCAGCATTTGCAGCAAAACCTGACCGGTGGAGCCGGTGACGCGGCGAGCCTTGCGGACGTAACGCAGCAATTGCCGTTCTGTCAAACCGTAATTGAAGCGGAGTTTTTGCTTTTCTTCTAAACGGATGGCATACTCAGACCGCTTTTTGCGGTTTTGACCGTGTTGGCCAGGTGGGTAGGCTCGTTTAGCCTGTTTGCGAGTAAGTCCGGGTAAGTCGCCTAGACGGCGCACAATTCTGAGGCGTGGGCCTCTATAGCGTGACATGGAGTTTCCTCTTCCTATCCTTTGCTAAAACTTTTAGGCAGAACTTCTATTATATAGCTTGAACCGGCATACTTCCAACAGTTAAGCTGAAATCATTTTAAGGCCGTTGTCACCGAACTGCAATGAACCGCTTTATTTTTTCCAATTTTGTCTCAAAAAATCGCCCAACCGACCGCCCACCAGCATCAGTTAATCGCTGGCTAAGGTTGATGGTTGCTCTTTTGCCCGTCTCCGCCGGCTTGTTGGCATTCACGCACCCCATGCCAGCCAGTGCTGCTTCCAGAAATAGTTACCAAAGATGTGCGGGTAAACTAATAGATGTGGGGCTGGCTCCCGAACTGGTGGCCGTTGCTTGTGGCAGCGCTCTCCATCCTGATCAATTGGGCAGTTGTGTTATGAAAATTCACGACCGAACCGATATCACCGCCATTGATGCGCTTTCTACTTGTGTCCGCGTCCGCCGTCCCGAAGATTTAGCAACCTGTGTAGTGGATATCAGCGAAGACTCAGATGCCGGTTTAGCACCGGTTGTCTTAGATAATTGCCGCCGCAGTTTGTTGCCGGTTCGCTATTCTGAGTGTGTGGTGGGTTTGAGCCGCAAAATCGAGATATTGCCGGGGCAAGCAATGGCTACTTGTATTGATGCTGCTGATCGTCCTGGGCCTTTTGACCGCTCATTTATCCCTCAAAGTGAGTTAATGCCTCCCTACGGGACGCTACCCGACGGCTTCCAACCGCCAGCGATACCCGTTCCCCCAGCACCAGACTTGCAACTGTTCCCCAAGTCCCCCTAAAGATTGTAGGGGCGGTG
Protein-coding regions in this window:
- the rpsD gene encoding 30S ribosomal protein S4 produces the protein MSRYRGPRLRIVRRLGDLPGLTRKQAKRAYPPGQHGQNRKKRSEYAIRLEEKQKLRFNYGLTERQLLRYVRKARRVTGSTGQVLLQMLEMRLDNTVFRMGMAPTIPGARQLVNHGHILVNGRSVDIASYQCRPGDVIRVKDKEGSRKLVEANLANPGLAHTPSHLEFDKNKMEGKVNSLIEREWVALQVNELLVVEYYSRKA
- the moaA gene encoding GTP 3',8-cyclase MoaA produces the protein MAEVDYLRISLIDRCNFNCLYCMPEGAELDYILKQNLLSNSELLTLIQEVFIPVGFQRFRLTGGEPLMRPNLVQLVREISLLPETRDLSLTTNGFLLAPLAQDLYDAGLRRINISLDSLDPDTFDFIIGKRGRSRWPDVWQGIQTAHRVGFDPLKLNVVVIPGVNDAEVLDLAALTIDRRWHVRFIEFMPVGNGELFSERGWIPSEELRQSIRNRWGLEESQILGAGPADVFKIPGALGTLGFISQMSECFCDRCNRMRLSADGWLRPCLLNEIGQLDLKTALRAGVPLAHLREKVKQLLEIKPEINFKQRSTGTGGGNYTRTMSQIGG